The following DNA comes from Sphingopyxis sp. BSN-002.
ACGCCGCGATGCGTATAGCCTTGGTCGATCGCATAGCCGCGCGCCGCCGCCTCGTGCACCTGCCGCACATAGGTTTCGAACGGCAATTCCGTCTGCCAGCGCACCGGGGCATAGCGTCGCGCGAGTTCGCCCTCACCCACCCCCTGCGCTGCCGCGATCGCCCTGCCCGCCGCGCCGCTGCCGAGTGGCTGGCGCTGGTCGTCGGCAAGGCTGAGTCGCATCCCCGCATCGCTTTCGGCGCGCACCGCAAGCTGCATCCGGTCGCGTGACACGATCTTCCAGAGGCCCACTGCGGCCTCGGTACCTTGCGCAAACGCCGCCATCCGCGGCAGCGCCAGATCGACAAGCCGCGCGCCCGCACTGTCGCGCAGCGCCTCGGCCGCCTGCCACGGCGCGGTCAGCCGATAGCGTTTGGTCGCGCTTTCGCGCTCAATCGCCCCCTCGGCTACCAGCGTTTTCAGCAGATTGAGGCAGCTCGAGGGGCTGAGGCCGACGCTACGCCCGATGTCGGACAAGGTCAGCGCGCCTGCATCGCCAAGCAGGCGGAGAATCGCAAAGGCTTGCGAAACGGAGCGCACAGGGCCGGTCATGTATGCGGGAATATTTTCAACATGATGAAAAATCAATTCTGAATGTTGAAATGATGCGAAGGGCGGCATATCGCGCTACCAACACGAATCGAACGGGAGAACGGCCATGAGCGGATGCCTGAAAGGAAAGGTCGTCGCGATTACCGGCGCCGGGCGCGGTATCGGACGTGAACTCGCGCTGTACTGCGCCGCGCAAGGAGCCGCAGTCATCGTCAACGACCCCGGCGTCGCGCAAGCCGGCGACGGCGGCG
Coding sequences within:
- a CDS encoding helix-turn-helix domain-containing protein; translated protein: MTGPVRSVSQAFAILRLLGDAGALTLSDIGRSVGLSPSSCLNLLKTLVAEGAIERESATKRYRLTAPWQAAEALRDSAGARLVDLALPRMAAFAQGTEAAVGLWKIVSRDRMQLAVRAESDAGMRLSLADDQRQPLGSGAAGRAIAAAQGVGEGELARRYAPVRWQTELPFETYVRQVHEAAARGYAIDQGYTHRGVWTVAAGMTAISPGFCLSASVVAGSQSDAGIDALGAALIALRDELIVQAG